The Thiogranum longum genome includes a region encoding these proteins:
- the proC gene encoding pyrroline-5-carboxylate reductase, with protein MKKTPLAFIGAGNMARSLIGGLIADGWDPASISVSDPDPDQLAAVGRLFGTRSAKDNTSAVEQSELVVLAVKPQVMHDVACELAATVQARHPLVISIAAGICSNDLERWLGGNCALVRCMPNTPALVQSGATALFANSAASDDQKALAESILRAVGLTLWIEDESLLDAVTALSGSGPAYFFLVIEALQEAGQSLGLDDKTARLLAVQTAFGAAKMALESRDDAATLRQKVTSPGGTTEKALAVLEEGGLRTLFNDALKAARDRSRELAKQFGEKS; from the coding sequence ATGAAGAAAACACCACTTGCTTTCATCGGTGCCGGCAACATGGCACGCAGCCTCATCGGCGGCCTGATTGCCGATGGCTGGGATCCAGCCAGTATATCGGTATCCGACCCCGACCCGGATCAGCTGGCCGCCGTGGGCCGGTTATTCGGAACCCGCAGCGCCAAGGACAACACGTCCGCGGTCGAACAAAGCGAGCTGGTTGTACTGGCTGTCAAACCACAGGTTATGCATGACGTTGCCTGTGAACTGGCCGCCACCGTACAAGCCCGACATCCCCTGGTTATTTCCATTGCAGCCGGGATTTGCAGCAATGACCTGGAACGCTGGCTGGGTGGCAATTGTGCGTTAGTACGCTGCATGCCGAATACACCTGCGCTCGTACAAAGCGGCGCCACTGCCCTGTTTGCCAATTCGGCGGCAAGTGATGACCAGAAAGCGCTGGCCGAAAGCATCTTGCGGGCAGTCGGTCTGACACTGTGGATTGAAGATGAGTCACTGCTGGACGCAGTTACCGCACTTTCCGGCAGCGGACCTGCCTATTTCTTCCTTGTTATCGAGGCCCTGCAGGAAGCCGGACAATCACTCGGGCTCGACGACAAGACGGCGCGCCTGCTGGCCGTGCAAACTGCATTTGGCGCCGCAAAAATGGCGCTGGAAAGCCGCGATGATGCCGCCACACTGCGCCAAAAAGTCACTTCACCGGGCGGCACCACTGAAAAAGCGCTGGCGGTTCTGGAGGAAGGTGGTTTACGCACCTTGTTCAATGACGCCCTCAAGGCCGCCCGTGACCGCTCACGCGAACTGGCCAAACAGTTCGGAGAAAAGTCGTAA
- a CDS encoding AmpG family muropeptide MFS transporter, with product MNDTVKVVLSGRMLVALLMGFSSGLPLLLTGSVLQAWMTDEGVDLGTIGLFALVGLPYTLKFLWAPVVDRYALPLLGRRRGWLLLTQLCLMLAIAALGWTHPAQHVLPVALAALLVTFFSASQDIVIDAYRREALADRELGLGASLYVNGYRIGMLLASGGGLILADFIPFPQVYQLMAIVMLIGIGTTLFAPEPVAAQGLPASLGEAVIHPFVDFFKHQHAWLILLFILLFKVGDIMASNMTIPFYLDIGFSKSEIGAVVKLFGFWATLAGGLLGGIVMLRAGIYRSLWGFGILQAVSTAGFALLALTGYSLPMLAAVIAFENLSGGMGTAAFVAFMASLTNRRFTATQYALLTSLMGIPRVIVAAPTGYMAEGLGWVGFFVFCTLIAIPGLLLLTRFRGWLGEAGRAD from the coding sequence ATGAATGACACGGTAAAAGTCGTCCTGTCCGGTCGCATGCTGGTCGCGTTGCTGATGGGCTTTTCCTCCGGCCTGCCGTTATTGCTGACCGGCTCCGTGTTACAGGCGTGGATGACGGATGAAGGGGTTGACCTGGGCACTATCGGCCTGTTTGCGCTGGTGGGTCTGCCATACACGCTTAAATTCCTGTGGGCCCCTGTGGTCGATCGTTATGCGTTGCCTTTACTTGGCAGGCGTCGCGGCTGGCTGTTGTTGACCCAGTTATGTCTGATGCTGGCCATTGCGGCACTTGGCTGGACGCACCCGGCACAACATGTTCTGCCGGTCGCACTGGCAGCTTTGCTGGTGACGTTTTTTTCGGCGAGCCAGGACATCGTCATCGATGCCTACCGGCGCGAGGCGCTGGCTGACAGAGAGCTCGGGCTGGGTGCATCGTTGTACGTGAATGGCTACCGCATCGGTATGTTGCTGGCTTCGGGGGGTGGTCTGATTCTGGCCGATTTTATCCCCTTCCCGCAGGTTTACCAGTTGATGGCAATCGTCATGTTGATCGGTATCGGGACAACCCTGTTTGCGCCCGAGCCGGTGGCGGCGCAAGGCTTGCCTGCCTCGTTGGGCGAGGCGGTCATTCACCCCTTCGTGGATTTCTTCAAACATCAGCACGCCTGGCTTATTCTGTTATTTATTCTGCTGTTCAAGGTTGGCGATATCATGGCCAGCAACATGACAATACCGTTTTACCTGGATATCGGCTTCAGCAAGAGTGAAATCGGCGCCGTGGTAAAGCTGTTCGGCTTCTGGGCGACACTTGCCGGAGGATTGCTGGGGGGTATTGTCATGCTCCGGGCAGGCATCTACCGGTCGCTATGGGGGTTTGGCATTCTGCAGGCAGTATCGACGGCCGGCTTTGCACTGCTTGCCCTCACCGGTTACAGCCTGCCCATGCTGGCTGCTGTAATTGCATTTGAAAATCTGAGTGGTGGCATGGGAACGGCGGCGTTTGTCGCTTTCATGGCCAGCCTGACCAATCGCCGCTTCACGGCTACTCAGTACGCATTGTTGACCAGCCTTATGGGTATTCCCAGGGTGATTGTCGCAGCGCCAACCGGTTACATGGCAGAAGGACTTGGCTGGGTCGGCTTTTTTGTATTTTGTACCTTGATCGCAATACCGGGGCTGTTGCTACTCACCCGTTTCAGGGGCTGGCTCGGGGAGGCAGGGCGTGCTGACTGA
- a CDS encoding DUF4124 domain-containing protein yields the protein MKMLTRIKKFSTIGLCAIVALSVVPAQAAKLKKWVDENGQVQYGDHIPPQYARKSSQTLNNQGVIVQTRAAAKTPQQIAEEERLAELKAEQELKRQEQARKDRILLDTFTNEDEMILTRDGKIEAIEAIIRVTNGRIQKMRQRLATQKKRAAVLERSGKPVPESIAQQINEARDQIRHNIEYIENRRVAQQTIRDKYELDIRRFRELQAARQDESLETAGK from the coding sequence ATGAAAATGCTTACTCGCATCAAAAAATTCTCGACCATCGGATTATGCGCCATTGTGGCGCTGTCGGTCGTCCCGGCCCAGGCTGCCAAACTGAAAAAATGGGTCGATGAGAATGGCCAGGTGCAGTACGGAGATCACATTCCGCCACAGTACGCCAGGAAAAGCAGTCAGACGCTGAATAACCAGGGCGTCATCGTGCAAACACGCGCGGCGGCAAAAACGCCGCAGCAAATTGCCGAAGAAGAACGCCTGGCTGAACTCAAGGCGGAACAGGAACTCAAGCGCCAGGAACAGGCTCGTAAAGACCGTATCCTGCTTGACACCTTTACCAATGAAGACGAAATGATTCTGACCCGCGATGGCAAAATAGAGGCCATCGAAGCCATTATCCGCGTGACCAATGGTCGTATCCAGAAAATGCGTCAACGACTGGCGACACAGAAAAAACGTGCCGCAGTTCTGGAGCGCTCGGGCAAACCCGTGCCGGAATCGATCGCACAACAGATAAACGAAGCGCGTGACCAGATCAGGCACAATATTGAATACATTGAAAACCGGCGAGTTGCGCAACAGACTATTCGGGACAAGTACGAACTCGATATCAGGCGCTTCCGGGAGCTGCAGGCCGCAAGGCAGGATGAATCTCTCGAGACGGCAGGTAAATAG
- a CDS encoding DUF4426 domain-containing protein, giving the protein MLKNTLLPFLFGALITLSGVASAENSQDFGDYVVHFNALNTNYLPPSVTREYGLKRSKNRGMVNVAVLRKVMGTAGKPVAAKITASATNLAGQKRDIALREVREGNAIYYIGDFPISHEETLRFTLHVKPGDNADANEVKFIHQFFTE; this is encoded by the coding sequence ATGCTCAAGAATACGTTGTTGCCCTTCCTGTTTGGTGCACTGATCACCCTGTCGGGTGTAGCCAGTGCGGAAAACTCCCAGGACTTTGGTGACTATGTTGTCCATTTCAATGCTCTGAACACCAACTATCTTCCACCTTCTGTGACGCGTGAATATGGCCTCAAGCGCAGCAAGAACCGTGGCATGGTCAATGTGGCTGTACTGCGTAAGGTGATGGGTACGGCGGGGAAGCCGGTAGCCGCCAAAATTACCGCCAGCGCCACCAACCTGGCAGGGCAGAAGCGCGACATCGCACTGCGGGAAGTACGTGAGGGTAACGCCATTTACTACATCGGAGACTTTCCGATTTCACACGAAGAAACCTTGCGCTTTACGCTACACGTCAAGCCGGGGGACAACGCGGACGCAAACGAGGTCAAATTCATCCACCAGTTCTTCACAGAATAA
- a CDS encoding dynamin family protein, with amino-acid sequence MQQDQLDRRLKNYTQWREKLIHNVQAFQEWLEIHQLASSEQEFRIFETLEALRKDRLTIAFVAEFSRGKTELINALFFAHFGQRLLPSEAGRTTMCPTELFYDHDAPDAYIRLLPIETRLQDKSIADFKLEPIHWNHTPLNTSDPEQVAQALHEVIRTRQVPLEKARKLGLYDEATDPGFKATGKVPTQVEIPCWRHALVNFPHDLLKQGLVVLDTPGLNAMGSEPELTLSMLPAAQAILFLLGADTGVTRSDMEMWEHHVSAVRGKAGHNRLVVLNKIDTLWDELKASAAVNASIESQRLSTAEQLDISPDLVFPISAQKALLAKIRGDKKLLNNSRIPELEDYIANTILPGKQEIIRNNLVEHVGGMVDENLAILESRKSETTKQLAELRSLRGKNADVIMHLMSKSREEQAAYLRNVESFQNSRRLLQNQARSMLDALSMETLDRLINKTRETMTHSWTTGGLKRGMETFFDGARDTMDQVTTHSEQTRMLIRATYKKFHEEHGLPQIMPKQFSTARFSSDLERLYQEAESFRRSPVTAATGQSFVVKKFFISLVSHTRSLFYKANQDANAWLKEVMNPLVRQIKEHKATMEKRLETLRRISESRDTLDVRIKELDTGLRATKRQIDALQQIRHTIYTPETDSSKASVAITQTAEEAII; translated from the coding sequence ATGCAGCAGGATCAACTTGACCGCCGTCTAAAAAATTACACGCAATGGCGCGAAAAACTGATTCACAATGTCCAGGCATTTCAGGAATGGCTCGAAATCCATCAGCTGGCCTCGAGCGAACAGGAATTCCGGATATTTGAAACCCTAGAGGCCCTGCGCAAGGATCGCCTGACGATTGCTTTTGTTGCTGAATTTTCACGCGGCAAGACAGAGCTCATCAACGCACTGTTTTTTGCTCACTTCGGTCAGCGTCTGCTTCCGTCCGAGGCCGGCCGCACGACCATGTGTCCGACCGAACTGTTCTATGATCACGACGCCCCTGATGCCTATATCCGCCTGCTGCCGATTGAAACACGGCTCCAGGACAAGAGCATTGCGGATTTTAAACTCGAACCCATTCACTGGAACCATACGCCGCTGAATACCAGTGACCCGGAGCAGGTTGCCCAGGCGTTGCACGAGGTCATTCGAACTCGACAGGTCCCGCTGGAAAAGGCCCGTAAACTTGGCCTTTACGATGAAGCAACAGACCCGGGCTTCAAAGCCACTGGCAAAGTGCCGACCCAGGTCGAGATTCCCTGCTGGCGACATGCGCTGGTCAACTTCCCGCATGACTTGCTCAAACAGGGCCTGGTAGTACTGGATACACCTGGTCTGAATGCCATGGGCAGCGAGCCTGAATTGACCCTTAGTATGTTACCGGCTGCGCAGGCAATACTCTTTCTGCTTGGTGCAGACACCGGCGTCACACGCAGCGATATGGAAATGTGGGAGCATCATGTCAGCGCGGTTCGTGGTAAAGCCGGCCACAACCGGCTTGTGGTACTCAACAAGATTGATACTTTGTGGGACGAACTGAAAGCCTCGGCTGCTGTGAACGCCAGCATCGAGTCGCAGCGACTTTCCACAGCAGAACAACTGGACATTTCGCCTGACCTGGTATTCCCGATATCTGCCCAGAAAGCCCTTCTGGCAAAAATCCGCGGCGACAAGAAACTGCTCAACAACAGTCGCATACCCGAACTGGAAGACTACATCGCCAACACAATATTACCGGGCAAGCAGGAAATCATCCGTAACAACCTTGTTGAGCATGTTGGCGGAATGGTCGATGAAAACCTCGCCATTCTGGAAAGCCGTAAAAGCGAAACCACCAAACAACTCGCCGAGCTACGCTCATTACGTGGCAAGAATGCCGATGTCATCATGCACCTCATGAGCAAGTCCCGGGAGGAGCAGGCTGCCTACCTGCGCAATGTAGAGAGTTTCCAGAACAGTCGGAGACTGCTACAAAACCAGGCACGCAGCATGCTTGATGCATTGAGCATGGAAACGCTGGACAGGCTCATCAACAAAACACGCGAAACCATGACTCACAGCTGGACAACCGGCGGCCTTAAACGCGGCATGGAAACTTTCTTCGATGGCGCCCGTGACACCATGGACCAGGTCACCACCCACTCGGAACAGACACGTATGCTGATCCGTGCGACCTACAAAAAATTCCATGAAGAGCACGGCTTGCCGCAAATTATGCCCAAGCAATTCTCGACAGCACGCTTTTCATCTGACCTGGAACGCCTTTACCAGGAAGCGGAAAGCTTCCGGCGTAGCCCGGTTACAGCCGCCACCGGACAGTCCTTTGTGGTCAAGAAATTCTTCATCTCACTGGTCAGCCATACCCGCAGCCTGTTCTACAAGGCCAACCAGGATGCCAATGCCTGGCTCAAGGAGGTCATGAACCCGCTGGTCAGGCAGATCAAGGAGCACAAGGCAACCATGGAGAAGCGACTGGAGACCCTTCGCCGCATCAGCGAATCACGTGATACCCTGGATGTACGCATCAAGGAACTGGACACCGGCCTGCGTGCAACCAAGCGACAAATTGATGCACTGCAACAGATTCGCCACACTATATACACCCCGGAAACAGATTCGTCGAAGGCTTCAGTTGCCATAACACAAACAGCTGAAGAGGCGATTATTTAG
- a CDS encoding sulfite exporter TauE/SafE family protein: MLTDVSLLSAFLVGLLGGVHCVGMCGGIVTALSLGLSPDEHAARWRYQLFYNVGRIFSYSVAGGLFGGIGWLASHWSGIHQAQLGLQLVAALFMLALGLYLGGWWNGLTYIERLGGVVWQRIEPLGRRFLPVRSGGQALLLGTLWGWLPCGLVYSVLVWAISAGSPARGAVLLLSFGLGTLPNLLLMGVAADRLAAQVRDVRIRRLAGLLVCGFGLYTLYHIIL, translated from the coding sequence GTGCTGACTGATGTATCGCTATTGTCTGCATTCCTGGTCGGGCTGCTGGGCGGCGTGCATTGCGTCGGAATGTGCGGTGGTATTGTGACTGCCCTGTCACTGGGTCTGTCGCCGGATGAGCATGCCGCTCGCTGGCGCTACCAGCTTTTCTATAATGTGGGACGGATTTTCAGTTACAGCGTTGCCGGCGGGCTGTTTGGCGGGATCGGGTGGCTGGCATCGCACTGGAGTGGTATCCACCAGGCGCAGCTGGGCCTGCAGTTGGTGGCAGCATTATTTATGCTCGCCCTCGGCCTGTATCTCGGTGGATGGTGGAACGGATTGACGTATATAGAACGGCTGGGTGGTGTCGTCTGGCAAAGGATAGAACCACTTGGCCGGCGATTCCTGCCGGTGCGCAGCGGTGGTCAGGCGTTGTTGCTGGGCACCCTCTGGGGCTGGTTACCCTGTGGCCTGGTGTACAGTGTGCTGGTATGGGCAATATCGGCAGGAAGCCCCGCCCGGGGGGCGGTATTACTATTGAGTTTCGGGTTGGGAACCTTGCCGAACCTGTTGTTGATGGGCGTAGCCGCAGACCGGCTCGCCGCGCAGGTGCGCGATGTGCGCATCCGGCGACTGGCAGGGCTGCTGGTGTGTGGGTTCGGGCTGTATACGCTCTACCACATTATTCTGTGA
- a CDS encoding YggT family protein produces MGTSYVTNPVEFLINTLFGLYILMVMLRFLLAAVRADFYNPVCQFLVKVTNPPLLALRRFIPSTGKVDTSALVLMLLLQLLSFTLIGLLRGGPLAVWPLLVLSLRELTELALNVFLFSIFVQVIISWVNPGTYNPVVSLLYSITEPVLRPCRRLIPPISGLDLSPLVALIAIQLAKYLILPLFLVFL; encoded by the coding sequence ATGGGTACAAGCTACGTAACCAACCCGGTTGAATTCCTGATTAACACGTTGTTTGGCCTGTATATCCTGATGGTCATGTTACGTTTCCTGCTGGCAGCTGTGCGTGCGGATTTCTACAACCCGGTCTGCCAGTTTCTGGTCAAGGTCACTAATCCGCCTTTGCTTGCCCTGCGGCGTTTCATCCCCAGCACAGGGAAAGTCGATACCAGCGCGCTGGTGCTGATGCTGCTCCTGCAACTCCTGTCCTTTACACTCATAGGACTGCTACGTGGCGGTCCGCTGGCTGTGTGGCCGTTACTGGTCTTGTCGCTCCGTGAGCTGACCGAACTGGCGCTCAATGTTTTCCTGTTTTCAATTTTCGTCCAGGTCATTATCAGCTGGGTGAACCCTGGCACCTATAACCCCGTGGTATCCCTGCTATACAGCATCACCGAGCCGGTATTGCGCCCCTGTCGTCGATTGATACCGCCGATTTCCGGACTGGACCTTTCACCGCTGGTGGCACTGATTGCCATTCAGCTCGCCAAATATCTGATTCTACCCCTCTTTTTGGTTTTTCTATAA
- a CDS encoding DUF167 family protein translates to MTEPCYRWQDDDLILSIRVQPRASRDEIVGVYGDQLKIRLTAPPVDGKANQHLLRFLAHYCQVPRIQVELISGQNGRTKKVRINHPNRLPEPVSPRNHG, encoded by the coding sequence ATGACGGAACCCTGTTATCGATGGCAAGATGATGACCTGATTCTGTCCATCAGGGTACAGCCCAGGGCCAGCCGGGATGAAATTGTCGGAGTGTATGGCGACCAGCTGAAAATTCGTCTCACCGCACCGCCAGTCGACGGCAAGGCCAACCAGCACCTGCTACGATTTCTTGCGCACTATTGCCAGGTACCGCGCATACAGGTTGAGTTGATCAGTGGCCAGAACGGGCGCACAAAAAAGGTGCGCATCAACCACCCCAACCGTTTACCCGAACCGGTTTCCCCGCGAAATCATGGTTAA
- the argB gene encoding acetylglutamate kinase — translation MSLSSSKATEIAHVLGEALPYIQRFRGKTIVVKYGGNAMVDETLKSGFARDIVLMRLVGINPVVVHGGGPQIGRLLEKLGKESHFVEGMRVTDSETMDVVEMVLGGLVNKEIVNLMTRHGGRAVGLTGKDGDLIRARKLKITRNSPELDAPEIIDIGHVGEVASVDAGVVDMLVNGGFIPVIAPIGVGEDGHSYNINADLVAGRIAEVLGAEKLILLTNTTGLLDKQGNLLTGLSAAEVDGLIEDGTIHGGMLPKIQCALSAVKSGVRASHIIDGRVEHAVLVELFTDEGVGTLIKS, via the coding sequence ATGAGCCTGAGTTCAAGTAAAGCCACAGAAATCGCCCACGTTCTGGGTGAGGCACTCCCTTATATCCAGCGTTTTCGTGGCAAGACCATAGTGGTCAAGTACGGCGGCAATGCCATGGTTGATGAAACTCTTAAAAGCGGTTTTGCGAGGGATATCGTGTTGATGCGGCTGGTAGGAATTAACCCGGTTGTGGTGCACGGTGGTGGCCCGCAGATTGGTCGCCTACTGGAAAAACTGGGCAAAGAGAGCCATTTTGTCGAGGGGATGCGGGTAACCGATAGCGAAACCATGGACGTGGTGGAGATGGTGCTCGGTGGTCTGGTCAACAAGGAAATCGTTAACCTGATGACGCGCCACGGAGGCCGTGCGGTTGGGTTGACCGGCAAGGACGGCGACCTGATTCGTGCCCGCAAGCTCAAGATTACCCGCAATAGCCCGGAACTTGATGCACCGGAAATTATCGATATCGGCCATGTAGGTGAGGTGGCCAGTGTGGATGCTGGCGTTGTGGATATGCTGGTAAACGGTGGTTTCATTCCGGTCATTGCGCCGATCGGCGTCGGCGAAGACGGCCATTCCTACAACATCAATGCAGATCTTGTTGCAGGCCGTATTGCTGAAGTGCTGGGTGCGGAAAAACTGATACTGCTGACCAATACAACCGGGTTGCTGGACAAACAGGGCAATCTGTTGACAGGCCTGAGTGCGGCGGAAGTTGACGGGTTAATCGAGGATGGCACCATACACGGGGGCATGCTGCCCAAGATTCAGTGTGCGTTGTCAGCCGTCAAGTCCGGGGTGCGTGCCTCGCACATCATCGACGGCAGGGTAGAGCATGCAGTGCTTGTCGAGTTATTTACCGACGAAGGTGTCGGAACCCTTATCAAAAGCTGA
- a CDS encoding exodeoxyribonuclease III: MRIITVNVNGIRSAARKGFFSWMVRQRADVVCIQETKAQVHQLQDPVFWPRGWHAYFHDAEKKGYSGVAIYCRREPDKVISGLGWPDVDSEGRYLEVRFGSLGIVSLYMHSGSSSEARQQKKFEMLERFMPHLRKLRRSRREYVICGDWNIAHREIDLKNWRGNQKNSGFLPEERAWMDELFGPAGFVDAFRVVDQRPDQYTWWSNRGRAWEKNVGWRIDYQVVTPGLAKRVKKARIYKDRRFSDHAPLIMDYDYPL, translated from the coding sequence ATGCGCATTATCACCGTCAATGTTAACGGAATTCGGTCGGCGGCCCGCAAGGGCTTTTTCAGCTGGATGGTGCGGCAACGTGCGGATGTGGTGTGCATTCAGGAGACCAAGGCGCAGGTTCACCAGTTGCAGGACCCGGTGTTCTGGCCGCGCGGCTGGCACGCATATTTCCACGATGCAGAGAAAAAGGGCTACAGCGGCGTGGCAATTTACTGCCGTCGCGAGCCGGACAAGGTGATCAGCGGGCTGGGCTGGCCGGATGTTGATAGCGAAGGCCGCTATCTTGAGGTGCGTTTTGGTTCGCTGGGCATCGTGTCACTTTATATGCACTCCGGGTCGTCCAGCGAAGCGCGCCAGCAGAAAAAATTTGAAATGCTGGAGCGCTTCATGCCTCATCTGCGCAAGTTGCGGCGCAGCCGGCGCGAATATGTCATTTGTGGCGACTGGAATATCGCCCATCGCGAGATCGATCTGAAAAACTGGCGCGGTAACCAGAAGAATTCCGGTTTCCTGCCCGAAGAGCGGGCATGGATGGATGAGTTGTTTGGCCCGGCCGGATTTGTGGATGCCTTTCGGGTGGTCGATCAGCGGCCGGACCAGTACACCTGGTGGTCGAACCGTGGCCGTGCCTGGGAGAAAAATGTGGGCTGGCGAATTGATTACCAGGTGGTGACACCGGGCCTGGCGAAACGGGTAAAGAAGGCACGGATCTACAAGGACAGGCGCTTCTCCGATCATGCTCCACTTATTATGGATTACGACTACCCGTTATGA
- the pyrE gene encoding orotate phosphoribosyltransferase: MQSYKKEFLEFAIEAGVLRFGEFTLKSGRVSPYFFNAGLFNCGSHLARLGRFYAQTILDSGIDFDVLFGPAYKGIPLAAAASIALADHHHTDTPWCFNRKEAKAHGEGGNLVGAPLQGRVLIIDDVITAGTAIRESLQIIDAAGASAAGVVIALDRQERGQDERSAIQEVEQDLGLKVASIVTLAELQTFLHGRSEYAEALEAIARYRAKYGITA, from the coding sequence ATGCAATCCTATAAAAAAGAATTTCTCGAGTTTGCCATCGAAGCCGGTGTTTTGCGCTTTGGTGAGTTCACGCTGAAATCCGGTCGCGTCAGCCCGTATTTTTTCAACGCTGGCCTGTTTAACTGTGGCAGCCATCTGGCACGACTCGGGCGCTTCTATGCACAGACCATTCTCGACTCCGGCATTGACTTCGATGTCCTGTTTGGCCCGGCCTACAAGGGTATCCCGCTGGCCGCCGCTGCCAGCATCGCCCTCGCCGACCACCACCACACGGACACGCCCTGGTGTTTCAACCGCAAGGAAGCCAAGGCGCACGGTGAAGGCGGCAACCTGGTCGGCGCCCCGCTGCAAGGCCGCGTACTGATTATCGATGACGTAATCACCGCCGGTACCGCCATCCGTGAATCCCTGCAGATCATCGATGCCGCAGGCGCCAGTGCAGCCGGCGTGGTGATTGCCCTGGACCGCCAGGAGCGTGGCCAGGACGAGCGCTCCGCCATTCAGGAAGTCGAGCAGGATCTGGGGCTGAAAGTGGCCAGTATCGTCACACTGGCCGAGTTACAGACCTTTCTGCACGGTCGGTCCGAGTACGCCGAAGCACTCGAGGCCATTGCCCGCTACCGCGCGAAATATGGCATTACCGCCTGA
- a CDS encoding sulfite exporter TauE/SafE family protein — protein sequence MELLDQFVLFIISLLANLLSAFSGGGAGLIQLPALIFLGLPFVIALATHKVASVALGIGATVRHLRERGLEKRLALFILATGLPGVVVGANLIVDIPGRIAEVALGMLTAGLGLYSWRRPALGQTESLIHRDRRGFIIGGAGLFLIGALNGSLTSGTGLFVTLWLVRWFGFEYKRAIAYTLVLVGVFWNGAGALTLGLIAEIRWDWLPALLLGSLLGGYFGAHLAIRQGNRWVKRAFELVTLVIGVKLILG from the coding sequence GTGGAATTACTAGATCAGTTTGTGCTGTTTATCATTTCTCTGCTGGCAAACCTGCTGTCAGCCTTTTCAGGTGGCGGCGCCGGTTTGATCCAGTTGCCGGCACTGATCTTTCTGGGTTTGCCATTCGTGATTGCGTTGGCTACCCACAAGGTTGCCAGTGTTGCCCTTGGTATCGGCGCGACAGTGCGTCACTTGAGAGAGAGAGGCCTCGAAAAACGGCTTGCCCTGTTTATACTTGCGACCGGTTTGCCCGGTGTTGTCGTGGGCGCCAACCTGATAGTCGATATCCCGGGCCGTATTGCTGAAGTGGCGCTTGGAATGCTGACCGCAGGGCTGGGTTTGTACTCCTGGCGGCGTCCTGCCCTGGGGCAGACAGAAAGCCTCATACACCGTGACAGGCGTGGTTTCATCATCGGTGGAGCAGGCCTGTTTTTGATCGGTGCACTGAATGGCTCGCTCACTTCAGGCACGGGTCTGTTTGTCACCCTCTGGCTGGTGCGCTGGTTCGGCTTTGAGTACAAACGTGCAATAGCCTATACGCTGGTGCTGGTCGGGGTGTTCTGGAACGGTGCTGGTGCGTTGACACTGGGTCTGATCGCGGAGATCCGCTGGGACTGGCTGCCGGCCCTGTTGCTGGGGTCACTGCTGGGGGGGTATTTTGGCGCGCATCTGGCGATCCGCCAGGGGAACCGTTGGGTCAAGCGGGCGTTTGAGCTGGTGACGCTGGTGATAGGGGTCAAGTTGATTTTGGGATAG